Part of the Anopheles coluzzii chromosome 3, AcolN3, whole genome shotgun sequence genome is shown below.
CGTCGGTTGTGGTCAGCAAGCCTCTGGCTCTTACCAACCCTCTGCCCGTGTCCTATGCTGCCCCTCACTCTCTGTACCAGGCTCCGGCTCTCGAGTACACGAAGCCTCTGTCTTATGGCCCATATGCCAAGACTGTGATCGCTGCTGAGCCAACCTACGCCAAGACTGTGATCACTGCTGAGCCAACCTACGCCAAGACCATCGTGTCGGAGCCCATCTACACCAAGAACGTGTTCGCTGAGCCGATCTACCCAGCCAAGACGCTGATCGCTGAGCCGGTGTACGGCAAGAGCATTCTCGCTCAGCCAGCTCCGATCTACGGTGGAAAGGTTCTGTCCTATGGCCCGCAGTTCGCCTACGGAGGCTATGGTGCCCATGGCTGGTAAATGTTTTGACTGTGATAATGTATGGGTTAAATGCAGCCTTAGAAATGTTTGTGATATGTGCAAGAATAAACGTTTATTTATGAAATCTTATGCTTTGTTTTAGATTTGTTTCACTCTAGAAAAAAGGGGAGTAATATTATGATTTATCGACTCTGTTACTGCAATTTTTATTCTACTAGTTAATAAGGCTCGGTTACAAGATTATGCAAGATAATTTCTGGAGTAATATTAGGATACAGGATACCTACAGTTATTATTAGAATGCGTGCAACAAATTTCTTAAAACACAACGCAAGTGCCAtgtgatttttaatttcaatggACACATTAAGAGAAACCGAATCATAACCCATACTGATCCTGAGAACCCATGTCTGTTCTGAACCTTAACCAAATGAACGTACTCTGGCCCTGGAATTGATCCTGATACCATACCGTTCGTGGAATTGATCCCGATCCCATAACGGGTGTGGAATTGATCTTGACCCTATACCCGTCCTGGCACTGCTCCCAAAGCCGTACCGGCTCTGGAATTGACTATCAACCCAGAACTTCCACTGAACCCATTCTGGTCCTATTACTGGTACTGGACCCATTCAAATATTGTAGCATATACCTACCGCTACTGGGACTGATCCCAGACAAATACCAGTCCTTGAActgtttacagggttttccaagtcactcaaatgtaaacattgttattcaccgcgtgcaataTGTTATTCCACAACAATTAGACTtgtcatttccatcataatcatttttaatttcatcagcATGA
Proteins encoded:
- the LOC120956235 gene encoding cuticle protein-like, whose protein sequence is MASKFVLIVVSLACVSAGYIPSDHSHLSYGVAPAVSYSNVIKNVAPVPVLSKTILPEPQLYHGYAQTAPSVVVSKPLALTNPLPVSYAAPHSLYQAPALEYTKPLSYGPYAKTVIAAEPTYAKTVITAEPTYAKTIVSEPIYTKNVFAEPIYPAKTLIAEPVYGKSILAQPAPIYGGKVLSYGPQFAYGGYGAHGW